The Candidatus Binatia bacterium genome contains a region encoding:
- a CDS encoding MBL fold metallo-hydrolase, with the protein MLRRIALAVVALVALGVVGLGALLVAAHVGIRRERAPLPAPAELNAAAAASAASGPVRLWVVNTASQSMPRSAVLERRDDPDPQAPFAMSYPAFLLQWADGRMLLVDAGMTRDAAVEFGRPAELLIGAGPVAPLGSVGERLGSAASKLQGIVFTHLHSDHVGGIADVCRVSAHPVRVPMSPAQAQRTNYTTAPSLRLLTAAPCVRLDLLRDGSLLPVPGFPGVFIIPSGGHTPDSQIVVVFVGGPDGPRRYAFIGDLVNDIDGIEHDLPKPWIYRTLIIPEDDTRMAELRRYLRGLRDQDGFTLLPSHDQRQIEASGVPAWTAPASPGGRRES; encoded by the coding sequence ATGTTGAGGCGTATTGCGCTGGCCGTCGTGGCCCTGGTCGCTCTTGGCGTCGTTGGCCTCGGGGCGCTGTTGGTTGCGGCGCACGTCGGTATCCGTCGCGAACGGGCGCCGCTGCCGGCGCCGGCGGAGCTGAACGCGGCGGCGGCCGCGAGTGCGGCGAGCGGTCCCGTGCGGCTCTGGGTCGTCAACACGGCGTCGCAGTCGATGCCGCGCAGTGCCGTGCTCGAGCGGCGTGACGACCCGGATCCGCAGGCCCCGTTCGCCATGAGTTATCCGGCCTTCTTGCTGCAGTGGGCGGACGGCCGGATGTTGCTGGTCGACGCCGGCATGACGCGCGACGCGGCGGTGGAGTTCGGCCGCCCGGCCGAACTGCTGATCGGAGCCGGGCCGGTCGCGCCTCTGGGTTCCGTCGGCGAACGGCTCGGCAGCGCGGCGAGCAAGCTTCAGGGCATCGTCTTCACGCACCTGCACAGCGATCACGTCGGCGGTATCGCCGACGTGTGCCGGGTGAGCGCGCACCCGGTGCGCGTGCCGATGTCGCCGGCGCAGGCGCAACGGACGAACTACACCACCGCCCCTTCGCTGCGCCTGCTGACTGCGGCTCCGTGCGTGCGGCTGGATCTGCTGCGCGACGGCTCGTTGCTGCCGGTACCCGGCTTTCCGGGTGTGTTCATCATTCCGTCGGGTGGGCACACGCCGGACAGTCAGATCGTCGTGGTTTTCGTCGGTGGGCCGGACGGTCCGCGGCGCTACGCTTTCATCGGCGATCTGGTGAACGACATCGACGGCATCGAACACGACCTCCCGAAGCCGTGGATTTACCGCACGCTGATCATTCCGGAAGACGATACCCGGATGGCGGAGTTGCGCCGGTATCTGCGTGGGTTGCGCGACCAGGACGGCTTCACGCTGCTTCCGTCGCACGATCAGCGTCAGATCGAGGCTTCCGGGGTGCCGGCGTGGACGGCGCCGGCTTCTCCGGGCGGCCGGCGGGAGTCGTGA
- a CDS encoding acyltransferase family protein, with protein MAATGAGRPGAGRSKRPRVVRRPSEAELTAARVLLTPWQWVTAPRFYGLERVPRDRPALFVGNHTLMGVLDAPLLVLGLYDRCGVFVRPLGDHIHFQIPVWRDLLSRFGTVDGTRENCRALMRAGESILVFPGGGREVFKRRGERYHLIWKQRTGFARLAIEFGYPVVPFAAVGADDCFDIVVDGNDLMRTPIGPLIEEYSPRPDTIPPLLRGLGPTPLPRPERFYFWFGKPIETSAYRGCARDESVCFAVRERVRRAVQTGMRSLQAARSRDPDRELAARLVHGLQALAGGMLGGATASAKARGGRRSRRATAER; from the coding sequence ATGGCGGCGACAGGCGCCGGGAGACCGGGGGCGGGACGGTCGAAGCGGCCGCGGGTGGTGCGGCGGCCTTCGGAGGCGGAGTTGACTGCCGCGCGGGTGTTGCTCACGCCGTGGCAATGGGTGACCGCGCCGCGCTTCTACGGGTTGGAGCGCGTGCCGCGCGATCGTCCGGCGCTCTTCGTCGGCAATCACACGTTGATGGGCGTCCTCGATGCGCCGCTTCTGGTGCTCGGTTTGTACGATCGGTGCGGCGTCTTCGTGCGGCCTCTCGGCGACCACATACACTTCCAGATTCCGGTGTGGCGCGACCTGTTGAGTCGCTTCGGTACTGTGGACGGCACGCGGGAGAACTGCCGTGCGCTGATGCGCGCCGGGGAATCGATCCTCGTCTTTCCGGGCGGGGGGCGCGAGGTCTTCAAGCGGCGCGGGGAGCGCTATCATCTCATCTGGAAGCAGCGCACAGGGTTCGCGCGGCTGGCGATCGAGTTCGGTTATCCGGTCGTGCCGTTTGCGGCGGTTGGGGCGGACGATTGTTTCGACATCGTCGTGGACGGTAACGACCTGATGCGCACGCCGATCGGCCCGCTGATCGAGGAATACTCGCCGCGGCCGGACACGATCCCGCCGCTGCTGCGCGGGCTCGGTCCGACGCCGCTGCCGCGTCCGGAGCGGTTTTACTTCTGGTTCGGCAAGCCGATCGAGACGAGCGCGTACAGGGGCTGTGCACGCGACGAGTCGGTGTGCTTTGCGGTGCGCGAGCGGGTCCGGCGCGCGGTGCAGACGGGCATGCGATCGTTGCAGGCGGCGCGGAGCCGCGACCCCGACCGGGAGTTGGCGGCGCGCCTCGTGCACGGCCTGCAAGCGCTCGCCGGCGGCATGCTCGGCGGGGCCACGGCGTCGGCCAAGGCCAGGGGCGGCCGCCGGTCACGGCGGGCCACGGCGGAGCGCTGA
- a CDS encoding type II toxin-antitoxin system VapC family toxin has protein sequence RVAAALADERNQLWLSPISIWEFLLLAERGRVHVHDGTAPAEWVDAALARVPMHDAALTREVAARSRSVRVEHEDPADRFLAATADVYELTLVTADERLLRGKGFRTLANR, from the coding sequence GGCGGGTGGCCGCCGCGCTCGCCGACGAGCGCAACCAGCTCTGGCTCTCACCGATCAGTATCTGGGAGTTCCTGCTGCTCGCCGAGCGCGGCCGCGTGCACGTCCACGACGGGACGGCGCCAGCCGAATGGGTGGATGCGGCCCTCGCGCGCGTGCCCATGCACGACGCGGCACTCACCCGCGAGGTGGCGGCGCGCAGCCGTTCGGTGCGCGTCGAGCATGAGGACCCAGCCGACCGGTTTCTCGCGGCGACGGCGGATGTCTACGAGCTGACGTTGGTCACTGCCGACGAACGCCTGCTGCGCGGGAAGGGCTTTCGAACGCTCGCCAACCGCTGA
- a CDS encoding type II toxin-antitoxin system Phd/YefM family antitoxin, translating to MGRDHGKNHRMDEMAISKFKATCLATLERVRRTGRPLRVTRFGKPVADIVPPSPERPQREWLGSLRGTLEIRGDIVAPSDELATWEVLE from the coding sequence ATGGGCAGAGACCATGGCAAGAACCATCGCATGGACGAAATGGCGATTTCGAAGTTCAAGGCGACCTGCCTGGCAACCCTGGAGCGCGTGCGGCGCACGGGTCGGCCGTTGCGCGTCACGCGCTTCGGGAAGCCCGTCGCCGACATCGTCCCTCCGTCTCCGGAACGCCCGCAGCGCGAGTGGCTGGGCTCGTTGCGCGGGACGCTCGAAATCCGGGGGGACATCGTAGCGCCGTCCGACGAGCTGGCGACCTGGGAAGTGCTCGAGTGA
- a CDS encoding Ig-like domain-containing protein → MTPRGLQIRAARRPYPGALVSLCAALVIAAGAATGAHAAPQITLTGPERRGPIAPAPDGSFAFPNVSLKKNSVNTFTVAATDDAGNVHTRDISITQLSLDSVVVSRIVAEPLPPERVIQLVNDGVIDIDDPDNFNVSTFSIVLTIAGEDVPVELPIAFPKAEPTGYEIIKLPQDSGGGKPNPRQITIVVFDEVLPGPPDLPPPRIPGVIIIQGSVKSLKEFFSARLLLMNTSGIFTLSSVKANIEFPDGGLSPTLPLDGTVAFDDILPGDPLAPGQKEREFIFRGDAIGNKRVRVNFGGFVTGPGIPADAPIPFNGSAETAVDVKGPPAFRVRLLHPDSVQDNVPYELTVEIANIGDSPALFASLDLDVGGDAQFVDCVAPTDPQQDPVCTVVPGPLTRNLKHLFPGDVAREVFTINPLMSGNISSCVGVSDQNITLEVLVGNIGCVVGKHPADRSAPEGIPTVHVLPFPNANGIGIDSPVVAFFSERMNTGTITIGTNGTFKVFDPSGAVVPGQLRLAEVNNATVAIWQVTDGITNRLAGNSEYSVVVMQEIRDLQGNALFNQWTSTFTTTSPTNDVTPPTLTLSIEPGVDPTYVIPGQLVRIDAYATDQGTGVARVELRELDTNVQDATFRFVDQKSIFGATPGPTIFVIDSGNLVPGHTYQYKATAFDGAGNLQDATIAIIVAASAAPPTIVLPADPAQDVLHGISIELVPLSLSAGGRNVAYFLDAAAQPFATLTVAPYKTTLGTLGLPLGPHTVRAVATDGLGQTGEDTLQFTLADNPNEPAVAFAGTTHGAQYITGARFNVQGSASDPVGIQSLQFFVDDPQGAPLAGTLGAATIDTASLNLGTHRLFLIATNLLGTSNDPTNPASYVDFAVVDLPNGPPPPAPIVTNVSVPAGNVVRVDGTTVPFARVDLSNATRGFLVTVFANAGGAWTANIDADAGDVLSAVAFDFATSQQPSPPTQAVVPAPPVLDRIEVTPNAVTLVTPNATQDLTVTAFYVGGTTANVTGQSTFSSNNGGVASVTSTGRVRALANGQATIAATALGMQATALVTVAVVTLDSISVSPSPVDLTFLNETVTLTVTRHFSDGNTQVGNTGAAFAMADAAVATVNSSGLVTAKANGATSLFVSVPGLPPIVVPVTVVAADPDPTVQFLSPAAGTQVERGDLVTVNVQANDVGSGVVRVELDVSGATTFSDSRQVAATAATTQSFSFSVSNAAPVGGTVTLTVRAIDGSGNVSVDATRTLTVVDQTAPAVTITAPAPGTLVNFGDTVTLSVSATDAVAVDRIRFETTGSFTTSGSQTIAPASTPAGADFAINIPYGLTAPDLIVRAYARDAAGNEAVSVPVGIVISDADITPPATVVTAVAPPGAGTTTTVTYDVADGLADLNHVELYFRRNGIGTFNRYTGPTGTADGEYFPQSGNMGTIAFDSTRMGGDGAYEFVTVGVDQAGNREPFPRDGSNEIIGDSGATATFATGAPVTVINSATDIFDASLDDQNLRIDGATVTVDGTRTFRNVELLNGAVLTHRLTDTTTEYRLDVSAWTLTVDATSRVDVTGRGYVGGRNYDEAGRTAGNQPGSGRRNGGSYGGLGGHDPAVSEQPGPVYGDLTEPLDLGSGGGAEGHADGGDGGGLALAGVINVVVDGTVRADGGTAPDSRSGMGSGGGINVRTRTLSGRGTIEADGGTKNGANNVGGGGGRIAVRYLDAATYDPARITARGGDGFYADGADGTVFLKQESEPNGELVINGTTPGAPFTNLILPPGQTFDGLTLQNNARVVALGMIDLTGTLRLRGNSVLTHPSEDVAGLQINAARVEVEAGSAIDVTGRGYRGGRAYDEPGMTLGNIAGSGRRNGGSHGGLGAHDGAIGEQPGAVYGDPRQPDRLGGGGGADGHTDGGDGGGYVRIVATDAVVVDGAVRADGATTTDSRAGMGAGGSVWIATSRLAGAGTISANGGNKNGANNIGGGGGRVALYADFVDALSDLNALRNVTAWRGRGFYDSPAGSAGTVYVALAGQVDGDLIVDDNESSQTAPNSTPLHLIGPGTAAAVTADTLTVDGTIAPFLPNALVGLRLNPDRTQAETFRILSNTATDITVATPNEHGVAFAAVAGVGLEYAGHWQFDNLRFRRGGNLVVGDALVVNDTLELAEFALLTHPETDTQYEAELSVTADAVTIDAGSRIEVTGRGYIGGQNYDEAGRTLGNAYGSGRRNGGSHGGLGGHDTGISELPGATYGSLTDPRDLGSGGGAEGHSDGGDGGGRVLLVANTLANDGVLRANGAQAPDSRSGMGSGGTINLRVGQLTGSGQIRADGGTKNGANNVGGGGGRVAIGYTSLFTLPLANVSALGGDGFYADGQDGTIHTQQVP, encoded by the coding sequence ATGACCCCGCGCGGCTTACAGATACGTGCGGCACGCCGCCCCTACCCGGGGGCTCTGGTGTCGTTGTGCGCCGCCTTGGTCATCGCCGCCGGAGCTGCAACTGGCGCCCATGCGGCGCCGCAGATCACGCTGACCGGCCCCGAGCGGCGGGGCCCGATCGCGCCCGCACCCGACGGCAGTTTCGCCTTCCCGAACGTTTCGCTGAAGAAGAACAGCGTCAACACCTTCACGGTCGCCGCCACCGACGATGCCGGCAACGTACACACCCGCGACATCTCGATCACGCAACTGTCGCTCGACTCGGTCGTGGTGTCGCGCATCGTCGCCGAGCCGCTGCCGCCGGAACGCGTCATCCAGCTCGTCAACGACGGCGTCATCGACATCGACGATCCCGACAACTTCAACGTCTCGACGTTCAGTATCGTGCTCACCATTGCGGGCGAGGACGTACCCGTCGAGCTGCCCATCGCCTTTCCGAAAGCCGAACCCACCGGTTACGAGATCATCAAGCTGCCGCAAGACAGCGGCGGCGGCAAGCCGAATCCGCGCCAGATCACGATTGTCGTGTTCGACGAAGTTCTCCCCGGCCCCCCCGACCTGCCACCGCCGCGCATCCCCGGCGTCATCATCATTCAGGGCAGCGTCAAGAGCCTGAAAGAGTTCTTCAGCGCGCGCCTGCTGCTGATGAACACCTCCGGCATCTTCACGTTGAGCAGCGTGAAGGCGAACATCGAGTTCCCCGACGGCGGGCTGTCTCCGACGTTGCCCCTCGACGGTACCGTAGCTTTCGACGACATCCTGCCCGGCGATCCGCTGGCTCCCGGACAGAAGGAGCGCGAGTTTATCTTCCGCGGCGACGCTATCGGGAATAAGCGCGTGCGCGTCAACTTCGGCGGCTTCGTCACCGGGCCGGGTATTCCGGCCGACGCCCCGATTCCGTTCAACGGCTCGGCCGAGACCGCCGTCGACGTCAAGGGACCGCCGGCCTTCCGCGTGCGCCTCCTGCACCCGGACAGTGTGCAGGATAATGTGCCGTACGAGCTGACCGTCGAGATCGCCAACATCGGCGACTCCCCCGCCCTGTTCGCCAGCCTCGACCTCGATGTCGGCGGCGACGCCCAGTTCGTCGACTGCGTTGCCCCTACCGACCCGCAGCAGGATCCCGTGTGCACGGTCGTTCCCGGTCCGCTCACCCGAAACCTCAAGCACCTCTTTCCCGGCGACGTCGCCCGCGAGGTCTTCACCATCAACCCGCTGATGAGCGGGAACATCTCCTCCTGCGTCGGGGTCAGCGACCAGAACATCACCCTCGAAGTCCTCGTCGGCAATATCGGCTGCGTGGTCGGTAAACACCCGGCCGACCGCTCCGCTCCCGAAGGCATCCCGACCGTACACGTCCTGCCTTTCCCTAACGCCAACGGCATCGGCATCGACTCGCCGGTGGTGGCGTTCTTCAGCGAACGCATGAATACCGGCACGATCACCATCGGCACCAACGGCACCTTCAAGGTATTCGACCCCTCCGGGGCCGTCGTTCCCGGTCAGCTGCGGCTCGCCGAGGTCAACAACGCCACAGTCGCCATCTGGCAGGTGACCGATGGCATCACCAACCGCCTCGCCGGCAATTCCGAGTACAGCGTCGTGGTCATGCAGGAGATCCGCGACCTGCAGGGCAACGCGCTCTTCAATCAGTGGACCAGCACGTTCACCACCACGAGTCCGACCAACGACGTCACCCCCCCAACCCTCACCCTGTCGATCGAACCGGGTGTCGACCCGACATACGTCATCCCCGGGCAGCTCGTGCGTATCGACGCCTACGCCACCGACCAGGGCACCGGCGTCGCCCGCGTCGAACTGCGAGAACTCGACACGAACGTCCAGGACGCCACATTCCGCTTCGTCGACCAGAAGAGCATCTTCGGCGCAACGCCCGGGCCGACCATCTTCGTCATCGACTCGGGAAATCTCGTTCCGGGCCACACTTACCAATACAAGGCGACCGCGTTCGACGGCGCCGGCAATCTCCAGGACGCGACCATCGCCATCATCGTCGCCGCCTCGGCCGCGCCGCCGACCATCGTCCTACCCGCCGATCCGGCCCAGGACGTTCTCCACGGTATTTCGATCGAGCTGGTCCCGCTCAGTCTGTCGGCGGGCGGGCGCAACGTCGCCTACTTCCTCGATGCCGCAGCGCAACCGTTCGCGACCCTGACCGTCGCGCCGTACAAGACCACGCTCGGCACGCTCGGCCTACCGCTCGGTCCCCACACCGTGCGCGCCGTCGCCACCGACGGCCTCGGCCAGACCGGCGAAGACACGTTGCAGTTCACCCTCGCCGATAACCCGAACGAGCCGGCCGTCGCCTTCGCCGGCACCACCCACGGCGCTCAGTACATCACCGGCGCGCGGTTCAACGTGCAGGGCAGCGCCAGCGATCCGGTCGGCATCCAGTCGTTACAGTTCTTCGTCGACGACCCCCAGGGGGCGCCCCTGGCCGGGACCCTCGGCGCGGCTACGATCGACACGGCCAGTCTGAACCTGGGCACGCACCGATTGTTCTTGATCGCCACCAACCTGCTCGGCACGTCCAACGATCCGACCAATCCGGCTTCGTACGTCGACTTCGCGGTCGTCGATCTCCCCAACGGCCCACCGCCGCCGGCACCGATCGTCACCAACGTCTCGGTCCCCGCCGGTAATGTCGTGCGGGTCGACGGGACAACCGTGCCGTTTGCGCGTGTCGATCTCTCCAATGCGACGCGCGGATTCCTCGTCACCGTATTCGCCAACGCCGGCGGCGCGTGGACCGCCAACATCGATGCCGACGCCGGCGACGTGCTGTCCGCCGTCGCCTTCGACTTCGCCACCTCGCAGCAGCCGAGCCCGCCGACCCAGGCCGTCGTGCCGGCCCCGCCGGTCCTCGATCGTATCGAGGTCACGCCCAACGCCGTTACACTCGTCACGCCCAACGCCACGCAGGATCTGACGGTCACCGCCTTCTACGTCGGCGGCACCACCGCCAACGTGACGGGGCAATCGACGTTTTCCTCGAACAACGGCGGCGTCGCCTCGGTAACCTCGACGGGGCGGGTACGGGCGCTCGCCAACGGCCAGGCAACGATCGCGGCAACGGCGCTCGGCATGCAAGCGACGGCACTGGTCACCGTGGCCGTGGTCACCCTCGACTCGATCTCGGTGTCGCCATCGCCCGTCGATCTAACATTCCTCAACGAGACCGTGACCCTTACAGTCACCCGGCACTTCAGCGACGGCAACACGCAAGTCGGCAACACCGGTGCAGCGTTCGCGATGGCCGATGCAGCGGTAGCCACCGTCAACTCCTCCGGTCTCGTGACCGCCAAAGCCAACGGCGCGACGTCGCTGTTCGTGTCGGTGCCCGGACTGCCGCCGATCGTCGTGCCCGTCACCGTGGTTGCCGCCGACCCGGATCCCACCGTGCAGTTCCTCAGCCCAGCCGCTGGCACGCAGGTCGAACGTGGAGACCTGGTTACCGTCAACGTGCAGGCCAACGACGTCGGCAGCGGCGTCGTGCGCGTCGAGCTGGATGTCTCCGGCGCCACGACGTTCAGCGACAGCCGCCAGGTCGCCGCTACTGCCGCCACCACCCAGAGCTTCTCGTTCAGCGTGTCGAACGCGGCGCCGGTCGGCGGTACCGTCACCCTGACGGTGCGCGCCATCGACGGCAGCGGCAACGTCTCGGTGGACGCCACCCGCACCCTGACGGTCGTCGACCAGACGGCTCCCGCCGTGACCATAACGGCGCCGGCCCCCGGTACGCTGGTGAATTTCGGCGATACGGTCACGCTCAGCGTATCGGCGACCGATGCGGTCGCTGTCGACCGCATTCGTTTCGAAACCACGGGGTCGTTCACTACCTCGGGCAGCCAGACCATCGCGCCGGCGAGCACGCCGGCCGGGGCCGATTTCGCGATCAATATTCCGTACGGCCTCACCGCGCCCGACCTGATCGTTCGCGCGTATGCTCGCGATGCCGCCGGCAACGAAGCTGTGTCGGTGCCGGTCGGCATCGTTATCAGCGACGCCGACATCACGCCGCCTGCGACGGTTGTAACCGCGGTCGCGCCACCGGGCGCCGGCACGACGACTACCGTAACCTACGACGTGGCCGACGGTCTCGCCGACCTGAATCACGTCGAGCTGTACTTCCGGCGCAACGGCATCGGCACGTTCAACCGCTACACCGGCCCCACCGGCACCGCGGACGGAGAGTACTTCCCGCAAAGCGGCAACATGGGGACGATCGCCTTCGACTCGACTCGGATGGGCGGCGACGGCGCGTACGAATTCGTTACGGTCGGCGTCGATCAGGCCGGAAACCGCGAGCCGTTCCCGCGCGATGGCTCGAACGAGATCATTGGCGATTCCGGCGCCACGGCGACGTTTGCCACCGGTGCACCCGTGACCGTGATCAACAGCGCCACAGACATCTTTGACGCCAGCCTCGACGACCAGAACCTGCGCATCGACGGCGCGACCGTGACCGTCGATGGAACGCGCACCTTCCGCAACGTCGAGTTACTCAACGGCGCCGTGCTCACGCACCGGCTTACCGACACGACGACCGAATACCGGCTCGATGTCTCGGCATGGACCCTCACCGTCGATGCCACCAGTCGCGTGGACGTCACCGGTCGCGGATACGTTGGCGGACGGAACTACGACGAGGCGGGCCGCACGGCCGGGAATCAGCCGGGTTCGGGGCGGCGCAACGGCGGCAGCTACGGTGGGCTGGGCGGCCACGACCCGGCGGTCAGCGAGCAGCCCGGACCCGTTTACGGAGACCTTACCGAACCGCTGGATCTCGGCAGCGGCGGCGGCGCGGAAGGCCACGCCGACGGCGGCGACGGCGGCGGACTGGCACTCGCCGGTGTAATCAACGTCGTCGTCGACGGCACGGTTCGCGCCGACGGTGGCACGGCGCCCGACTCGCGCTCCGGTATGGGCAGCGGCGGCGGCATCAATGTCCGCACCCGCACGCTCTCGGGCAGAGGAACCATCGAGGCCGACGGCGGAACGAAGAACGGGGCCAATAACGTCGGCGGCGGTGGCGGCCGTATCGCCGTGCGGTACCTTGATGCAGCGACGTACGATCCCGCTCGGATCACGGCGCGCGGCGGCGACGGATTCTATGCCGACGGCGCCGACGGCACGGTCTTCCTCAAGCAGGAGTCGGAACCCAACGGCGAATTGGTCATCAACGGCACGACCCCGGGGGCTCCGTTTACCAACCTGATTCTCCCGCCGGGTCAGACGTTCGACGGGCTCACGCTGCAGAACAACGCCCGGGTCGTCGCTCTGGGTATGATCGATCTGACCGGTACCTTGCGGTTACGCGGCAACTCGGTCCTCACGCATCCGAGCGAGGACGTCGCCGGCCTGCAGATCAATGCGGCGCGGGTGGAGGTGGAGGCCGGCAGTGCGATCGACGTGACCGGTCGCGGGTATCGCGGCGGCCGTGCGTACGACGAGCCGGGCATGACCCTGGGCAACATCGCGGGCTCGGGGCGGCGCAACGGCGGCAGTCACGGCGGCCTCGGTGCGCACGACGGCGCGATCGGCGAACAGCCGGGGGCGGTCTACGGCGATCCACGCCAGCCCGACCGTCTCGGCGGCGGCGGCGGCGCGGACGGCCACACCGACGGCGGCGACGGCGGCGGATATGTGCGCATCGTCGCCACCGATGCCGTGGTGGTGGACGGTGCGGTTCGCGCCGACGGGGCAACAACCACGGACAGTCGGGCGGGGATGGGCGCCGGCGGTTCGGTATGGATCGCCACCTCGCGGCTGGCCGGTGCCGGCACCATCAGCGCCAACGGCGGGAACAAGAACGGTGCTAACAACATCGGTGGCGGCGGCGGTCGGGTGGCGCTGTACGCGGACTTCGTCGACGCGCTGTCCGATCTGAACGCTTTGCGCAACGTGACCGCATGGCGGGGCCGCGGTTTCTACGATTCGCCGGCGGGCAGTGCCGGAACGGTGTACGTGGCGCTGGCGGGTCAGGTCGATGGCGATCTGATCGTCGACGATAACGAGTCGAGCCAGACCGCGCCCAACTCGACGCCACTGCACCTGATCGGCCCGGGGACCGCGGCGGCGGTGACTGCGGACACGCTGACGGTGGACGGGACGATTGCGCCGTTCCTGCCCAATGCGCTGGTGGGGTTGCGGTTGAACCCGGACCGCACGCAGGCCGAGACGTTCCGGATTCTGAGCAACACCGCCACCGACATCACGGTGGCGACGCCGAACGAGCACGGGGTGGCGTTCGCGGCGGTGGCGGGTGTGGGGTTGGAGTACGCCGGGCACTGGCAGTTCGACAACCTGCGTTTCCGTCGTGGCGGCAATCTGGTGGTGGGCGATGCGCTGGTGGTCAACGACACGCTGGAGCTGGCAGAGTTCGCGCTGCTGACGCATCCGGAGACCGATACGCAGTACGAAGCGGAGCTGTCGGTGACGGCGGACGCGGTAACGATCGATGCCGGCAGCCGGATCGAGGTGACCGGGCGCGGCTACATTGGCGGGCAGAACTACGACGAGGCGGGCCGGACGCTGGGGAACGCTTACGGATCGGGTCGGCGCAACGGCGGCAGTCACGGTGGGCTCGGCGGGCATGATACGGGGATCTCAGAGTTGCCGGGCGCCACTTACGGCAGTCTGACCGACCCGCGCGATCTCGGCAGCGGCGGCGGCGCCGAGGGCCACTCTGACGGCGGCGACGGCGGCGGGCGCGTTCTGCTGGTGGCCAACACGCTCGCCAACGACGGCGTGCTGCGCGCCAATGGCGCTCAGGCTCCCGACTCGCGTTCCGGTATGGGCAGCGGGGGTACGATCAATCTGCGCGTCGGGCAGTTGACCGGCAGCGGACAGATTCGCGCCGATGGCGGCACCAAGAACGGTGCGAACAACGTCGGCGGCGGCGGCGGTCGCGTGGCGATCGGTTACACCAGCCTGTTCACGCTGCCCCTCGCCAACGTCAGCGCCCTCGGCGGCGACGGATTCTATGCCGACGGCCAGGACGGGACGATCCACACGCAGCAGGTACCCTGA